A single genomic interval of Cupriavidus necator harbors:
- a CDS encoding GlsB/YeaQ/YmgE family stress response membrane protein has protein sequence MMAFIGTVFVGLIVGLIARAVKPGDDKMGWIMTIVLGVLGSLAAGYVGRAMGWYLPGQPAGWIASVIGAIVLLVIYGMVRRKG, from the coding sequence ATGATGGCATTCATTGGCACCGTGTTCGTTGGCCTTATCGTCGGCCTGATCGCCAGGGCGGTCAAACCCGGCGACGACAAGATGGGCTGGATCATGACCATCGTCCTGGGCGTGCTGGGCTCGCTGGCTGCAGGCTACGTCGGCCGCGCCATGGGCTGGTACCTGCCGGGCCAGCCGGCCGGCTGGATTGCGTCGGTGATTGGCGCGATCGTGCTGCTGGTGATCTACGGCATGGTCCGGCGCAAGGGCTGA